A genomic window from Carcharodon carcharias isolate sCarCar2 chromosome X, sCarCar2.pri, whole genome shotgun sequence includes:
- the LOC121273325 gene encoding protein reprimo A-like — MNSTWLSEAVNRSTPAKADTVQALLNCCNSTWVVSDEGAGGSPPDEGDLYTMRVVQIAVLCVLSLTVIFGIFFLGCNLLIKSESMINLLVKDRRPSKEVEAIIIGSY, encoded by the coding sequence atgaactccacTTGGCTGAGCGAGGCGGTGAATCGTTCCACCCCGGCGAAGGCTGATACTGTCCAGGCTCTCCTCAACTGCTGCAATTCCACCTGGGTGGTGAGTGATGAAGGAGCCGGCGGGAGCCCTCCGGACGAGGGCGACCTGTACACCATGAGAGTGGTCCAGATCGCGGTTCTCTGTGTCCTCTCGCTGACCGTCATCTTCGGCATCTTCTTCCTGGGCTGCAACCTGCTGATCAAGTCGGAGAGCATGATCAACCTCCTGGTGAAGGACCGGAGACCATCCAAAGAGGTGGAGGCTATAATCATCGGCTCTTACTGA